From one Perca flavescens isolate YP-PL-M2 chromosome 4, PFLA_1.0, whole genome shotgun sequence genomic stretch:
- the LOC114553711 gene encoding inter-alpha-trypsin inhibitor heavy chain H3, with the protein MIKHGTGDTRAGEQVEHIRQSHSGEGRTPQAARQDAKGSWAAVGEGESLLVAKQDGESSSPPENEQVGQGRAGEGEAGQEPDEGSAGLEPSSGSVGLESANQATGTEVDRGADRTRGAGVGLTADRVQGAGVGQAADRTRVTGVGQTDKGEVSGGQDKGKVSGAVSGMPSVELETDKSQGSGQHKPILFKRQFELPGLHSGGAIMERAVVQVTLFGLLLVLASTLPNKDDWNIYSFHINSTVTSRYATTVITSRVANRMDDSKEIEFQVRIPKNAFISKFRMFIDGQVYDGVVKGKEKAQQQYTEAVSLGQSAGLVSSVGRTLEEFKTSVTVAAHKKVTFELTYEELLKRKLGKYELQIHARPMQPVKDFKVDVYINEKAGINFVEVKGGLSTKALANAITRTHADKQAWVYFYPTEDQQKTCDGCGEQGMNGDLVIVYDVNRDTSLGDIKTSTGYFVHHFAPSSLSRIPKNVVFVIDQSGSMSGRKMQQTRIALIHILNDLAEDDHFGLITFDSSIFHWKRELVQANKKNLESAKTFARNIQDRGTTDINAAVLEGARMLNAHPREGSASIIILLTDGDPTSGETNLERIQSNVRRDIADKFPLYCLGFGHDVNFEFLEKMSLQNNGVARRIYEDSDADLQLKGFYDEVATPLLTDVTMIYNGGTNLTQTNFSQYYNGSEIVVAGQITDNDIETFTPQVVAISRDRKVTFSDTNATMEYTGTDFDSHVQRVWAYLTVKQLLEKELLLSGPEKENVKKEALELSLKYSFVTPLTSMVVTKPLGEKTDVLHKPKEGGTTQGHSTGVPLPPPVQHPWASILPDFQYGLRGMPGIPGSAGFLLQAQDYVRYDDPVGYDDKMIVPDKTTNVPLSHRFLLKTENLSLPLCFDVTGDVRLKLLHHPNRELSVNGELDTVTNGGFRRIVIHFKTDLYVEVDTNVITVREGQTLTRHTGQDLITAGSLTVIRRDKEIDVAAGDTRVVIYIHKKDGVKFLWPVLRQHPLDNNVTGIIALKPAVYEEVQQTPSTKVKIKDQEIDVVRVNAVDYSIASPPTLDCWLTSAESVLQRRLDDFIVTQL; encoded by the exons ATGATCAAACACGGGACAGGTGACACCAGGGCTGGGGAACAGGTGGAGCACATTAGACAATCACACag TGGCGAAGGCAGAACCCCTCAGGCGGCCAGGCAGGACGCCAAGGGCTCTTGGGCAGCAGTCGGCGAAGGTGAATCCCTTCTGGTGGCCAAACAGGACGGTGAGAGCAGCTCCCCCCCGGAGAACGAGCAGGTCGGCCAAGGCAGAGCAGGCGAGGGGGAAGCTGGGCAGGAACCAGACGAAGGGTCTGCTGGGCTGGAGCCAAGCAGCGGGTCAGTGGGGCTGGAGTCAGCCAACCAGGCAACAGGAACAGAGGTCGACAGGGGTGCCGACAGGACACGAGGGGCAGGAGTGGGTCTGACCGCCGACAGGGTACAAGGGGCTGGAGTCGGCCAAGCCGCCGACAGGACACGGGTGACAGGAGTAGGTCAGACCGACAAAGGCGAAGTCTCTGGGGGGCAGGACAAGGGCAAAGTCTCTGGGGCAGTCTCAGGGATGCCGTCAGTGGAGCTGGAGACCGACAAGTCTCAGGGTTCAGGAcaacataaacctattctg TTTAAAAGACAGTTTGAGCTGCCTGGGCTGCACTCTGGTGGAGCCATCATGGAGAGAGCTGTGGTGCAAGTCACCCTCTTTGGGCTGCTGCTGGTTTTGGCTAGCACACTACCAAACAAG GACGACTGGAACATCTACAGCTTTCACATCAACTCCACAGTGACCAGTCGTTATGCAACCACGGTCATCACAAGCCGCGTGGCCAATCGCATGGACGACTCAAAGGAAATAGAGTTCCAGGTCCGGATTCCCAAGAACGCCTTCATCAGTAAATTCAGAAT GTTTATAGATGGCCAAGTGTACGATGGTGTTGTGAAAGGTAAAGAGAAAGCTCAGCAGCAGTACACTGAGGCTGTGTCCCTTGGCCAAAGCGCTGGGCTTGTCAG TTCTGTAGGGAGGACCCTTGAGGAATTTAAGACCTCTGTGACTGTGGCTGCCCACAAAAAGGTCACCTTTGAACTCACATATGAGGAGCTGCTGAAACGCAAGCTTGGCAAGTACGAGCTGCAAATCCACGCTCGACCCATGCAGCCTGTCAAAGACTTCAAG GTCGATGTGTACATTAATGAGAAAGCTGGCATCAATTTCGTTGAGGTTAAAGGAGGACTAAGCACCAAAGCCCTGGCTAATGCCATCACCAgaacacatgcagacaaacag GCGTGGGTGTATTTCTACCCAACAGAGGACCAACAGAAAACATGTGATGGCTGTGGAGAGCAGGGTATGAATGGAGATCTGGTTATTGTTTATGATGTCAACAGGGACACCTCACTTGGAGACATCAAG ACATCAACTGGATACTTTGTTCATCACTTTGCTCCATCTAGTCTTTCCCGCATACCAAAAAATGTTGTCTTCGTTATTGATCAAAGTGGCTCAATGAGTGGCAGAAAAATGCAACAG ACCCGAATAGCATTAATCCACATCTTGAACGACCTGGCAGAGGATGACCACTTTGGTCTTATCACTTTTGATAGCAGCATTTTTCACTGGAAAAGAGAACTTGTTCAGGCCAACAAGAAAAACCTGGAGAGTGCTAAGACATTTGCACGGAATATTCAAGATAGAGGAA CCACAGACATTAACGCAGCAGTGTTGGAAGGAGCACGTATGCTGAATGCACATCCCAGAGAAGGTTCAGCGTCTATCATCATACTTCTCACCGATGGAGATCCAACCTCAG GGGAGACAAATCTTGAACGAATACAATCAAATGTCAGAAGGGATATTGCAGACAAGTTCCCACTCTACTGTCTTGGTTTTGGTCATGATGTCAATTTTGAGTTCCTTGAGAAGATGTCGCTGCAGAACAATGGTGTGGCACGACGGATTTACGAAGACTCTGACGCTGATTTACAGCTGAAG GGTTTCTATGACGAGGTGGCCACTCCTCTGTTGACAGATGTGACAATGATCTATAACGGAGGGACCAATCTAACCCAGACTAACTTCAGCCAGTATTATAATGGCTCTGAGATTGTGGTGGCCGGTCAGATCACTGACAACGACATTGAAACCTTCACTCCACAAGTTGTAGCTATTTCG AGGGATAGAAAAGTGACGTTTTCTGACACAAATGCCACCATGGAGTACACTGGGACAGATTTTGACAGCCACGTCCAGAGGGTTTGGGCCTACCTCACAGTCAAACAGCTTCTGGAGAAAGA GCTGCTGTTATCTGGACCTGAGAAGGAGAATGTGAAGAAAGAGGCCTTGGAGCTGTCGCTGAAGTACAGCTTTGTAACCCCACTTACATCCATGGTGGTCACTAAGCCTCTGGGGGAGAAAACAGATGTGCTCCATAAACCTAAGGAAGGTGGAACAACACAAGGACACAGCACTGGAGTCCCCCTTCCACCCCCAGTCCAACACCCCT GGGCATCAATCCTTCCAGACTTCCAATATGGCTTGCGGGGGATGCCAG GGATACCAGGCTCTGCAGGCTTCCTTTTGCAGGCACAAG ATTATGTTCGTTATGATGATCCTGTTGGTTATGATGACAAAATGATTGTGCCTGACAAAACAACTAATG TTCCTCTTTCCCACAGGTTTCTGCTAAAAACTGAGAATCTGTCTCTTCCACTCTGCTTTGATGTCACTGGAGATGTTCGCCTTAAACTACTTCACCATCCCAACAGGG AGCTGTCTGTGAATGGTGAGCTTGATACAGTAACAAATGGAGGCTTCAGAAGGATTGTCATCCACTTCAAGACAGACCTTTATGTTGAGGTTGACACCAATGTCATCACTGTACGAGAGGGACAGACACTGACACGCCACACTGGACAGGATCTCATCACAGCCGGAAG TTTGACAGTGATTAGGCGGGACAAGGAAATAGATGTCGCAGCTGGAGACACACGCGTGGTCATCTATATTCATAAGAAGGATGGCGTAAAATTCCTCTGGCCGGTTTTGAGACAGCATCCACTGGACAACAACGTTACAGGAATTATAG CTCTAAAGCCAGCAGTGTATGAGGAGGTGCAACAAACTCCCTCAACAAAAGTTAAGATCAAAGACCAGGAGATTGACGTTGTCAG GGTCAATGCTGTTGACTACAGTATAGCCTCTCCACCGACACTGGACTGCTGGCTCACGTCTGCGGAGTCTGTCCTGCAGAGACGCCTGGATGATTTCATCGTTACTCAACTTTAA
- the creld1a gene encoding cysteine-rich with EGF-like domain protein 1, protein MGSGPARCRKCASGYTLTGSKCLDIDECSDRVLACHGLDEICTNTEGSFRCDCAEGFIHRDGVCVKKQQPGVQVKGLFEDIQDDEVEVLQQMIFGVVLCALATLAAKGDLVYTSVFMGAVAAMAGYWLSDRGDRMLDSFLKGR, encoded by the exons ATGGGTAGCGGACCAGCACGCTGCCGGAAATGTGCCTCTGGGTACACACTGACAGGGTCCAAGTGTTTGG ATATAGATGAATGTAGTGACAGGGTACTTGCCTGTCATGGTCTGGATGAGATTTGTACCAACACAGAAGGCTCCTTCCGCTGTGACTGTGCTGAAGGATTCATCCATAGGGACGGCGTCTGTGTGAAGAAGCAGCAGCCTG GTGTTCAGGTGAAAGGTCTGTTTGAGGATATTCAGGATGACGAGGTGGAGGTGCTGCAGCAGATGATCTTCGGGGTGGTACTTTGCGCTCTGGCCACGCTGGCTGCTAAGGGGGATTTGGTTTACACATCTGTATTCATGGGAGCAGTGGCAGCCATGGCAGGGTACTGGCTTTCTGACAGGGGAGACCGTATGTTAGACAGCTTCTTAAAGGGACGTTAA
- the il17rc gene encoding uncharacterized protein il17rc, with amino-acid sequence MSVCGLEISGDEVICSQGLSDCTMNKRNILVVEDNNAVNVQNLTPSIELCCRDSATCTLCLVIDIDINIHLDKVIEDEGHSGYEEEDYSGETERNSNASVTVCYYAVHTLPMCKKVEFTVNHTALTLQNQAKISVKITKPAGVSFSSQVFVYSTPPPPPREVVSPSLDEVCSQEWKERVEECHVPSLNCVIDQKMNWVELHFGRNKSPPSVCVQYEKNGICQIWNRTTIPLHSVTPCMCLQVWDEDDQRSMRTQSCPFINNTDSLQRSVWQNVSVFVSQGQMNNYHTMLSWNLSAPCRLGGEVWPCQKENSSCCREMKGFRQQLENGTWRQNSKGHWETIRVFEDIHVQLSTCVMVEVKGMGHELGPFCLKNNDRSRWILLFVGVMLLVCLAVLMFYLLHDFVKKWAWSWHHGGFVKIGRKGHMVVLLSPPDVDDGVSESVCQLGSQLFNQGFSVSVDQWSRKEQCTMGPLPWLHSQLLQLKSLGGRVVLVLTRKALERAEEWTHGNKEVIKMKGDKGLPQICSPYSDVFTASLFLIQADKQLGRAGERFLLVKLDSHPSIDRRLPELFQGLPLFQLPSQIQALLSELTMGRTGRRSGRRTRTRWKWSAKTKKGQDQQKASHCKYVGPEKNLEQRL; translated from the exons ATGTCAGTCTGTGGTTTGGAGATTTCTGGAGATGAAGTCATTTGCTCACAG GGTCTCTCTGATTGCACCATGAACAAGAGGAATATTCTTGTAGTAGAGGACAACAATGCTGTGAATGTTCAAAACCTGACTCCATCTATCGAGCTCTGCTGCAGAGACAGCGCAACGTGTACATTATGTCTGGTGATAGACATAGACATAAACATCCATCTGGATAAAGTCATTGAGGATGAAGGCCACTCTGGATATGAGGAAGAGGATTATAgcggggagacagagaggaattCAAACG CGTCTGTGACAGTGTGTTACTACGCAGTACATACCCTGCCCATGTGCAAGAAGGTGGAGTTTACGGTTAATCATACAGCTCTTACTCTGCAAAACCAGGCAAAG ATTTCCGTGAAGATTACTAAGCCAGCTGGGGTTTCCTTCAGCAGCCAAGTGTTTGTTTATTCtacaccaccaccgccaccacgaGAAGTTGTTTCTCCTTCTCTAGATGAAG TTTGCTCCCAGGAGTGGAAGGAACGTGTAGAAGAGTGTCATG tGCCCAGTCTCAACTGTGTAATTGACCAAAAAATGAATTGGGTGGAGCTGCATTTTGGCAGGAATAAAAGCcccccctctgtgtgtgtccagtaTGAGAAGAATGGTATATGTCAG ATATGGAATAGGACGACCATCCCTCTGCATTCTGTGACCCCCTGCATGTGTCTTCAG gTATGGGATGAGGATGATCAGAGGTCTATGCGCACTCAAAGCTGCCCCTTCATTAATAACACAG ATTCTCTCCAAAGGAGCGTATGGCAgaatgtgtcagtgtttgtAAGCCAGGGACAAATGAACAACTACCACACAATGTTGTCATGGAACCTGTCTGCCCCCTGCAGGCTGGGGGGTGAAGTGTGGCCCTGCCAGAAAGAgaacagcagctgctgcagagaAATGAAGGGCTTTAGACAACAGCTGGAAAATGGCACATGGAGACAAAACAGCAAGGGGCACTGG GAGACAATAAGGGTGTTTGAAGACATCCACGTTCAGCTCTCAACATGTGTGATG GTGGAAGTAAAGGGAATGGGACATGAGCTGGGTCCATTCTGTTTAAAAAACA ACGACAGGTCACGCTGGATTCTCCTGTTTGTTGGTGTAATGCTGCTGGTTTGCTTGGCTGTGCTCATGTTTTATCTCCTTCACGACTTTGTCAAGA AATGGGCTTGGAGCTGGCATCATGGCGGATTTGTAAAGA TTGGCAGAAAGGGTCATATGGTGGTGTTGCTGAGCCCCCCAGATGTGGATGATGGTGTTTCGGAGTCAGTATGTCAGCTTGGCTCCCAGCTCTTTAACCAGGGTTTCAGTGTGTCTGTGGATCAGTGGAGCAGGAAGGAGCAGTGCACTATGGGGCCTCTGCCATGGCTGCACTCccagctgctgcagctgaaaAGCCTGGGCGGCCGAGTTGTGCTCGTCTTGACCCGCAAAGCCTTGGAGAGAGCAGAGGAATGGACCCATGGGAACAAAGAGGTTATCAAGATGAAGGGAGACAAGGGTCTCCCTCAGATATGTTCCCCTTACTCTGATGTGTTCACAGCCTCTCTATTCCTCATTCAAGCGGACAAGCAGCTGGGCAGAGCTGGAGAACGTTTTCTTCTGGTGAAATTGGACTCCCATCCAAGCATTGACAGGAGACTACCGGAGCTTTTTCAGGGGCTGCCCCTGTTCCAGCTTCCCTCTCAGATCCAGGCTTTGTTGTCTGAGCTCACTATGGGAAGGACAGGGAGGCGATCAGGTAGAAGGACACGGACAAGGTGGAAATGGAGTGCAAAGACCAAAAAGGGACAAGACCAGCAGAAGGCATCACACTGTAAATATGTTGGCCCTGAGAAAAACTTGGAGCAACGCCTTTGA